Proteins encoded together in one Triticum dicoccoides isolate Atlit2015 ecotype Zavitan chromosome 7B, WEW_v2.0, whole genome shotgun sequence window:
- the LOC119338452 gene encoding cytokinin dehydrogenase 11-like, which produces MMLAYMDRAAAGAAAERDALELTVVAADAAECAAARDFGGLVSARPAAVVRPASADDVASAIRAAARTTHLTVAARGNGHSVAGQAMSEGGLVLDMRAGAASRRLQMKLVSPGGGAAFADVPGGALWEEVLHWAVSNHGLAPASWTDYLRLTVGGTLSNGGVSGQSFRYGPQVSNVAELEVVTGEGECRVCSPSAHPDLFFAVLGGLGQFGVITRARIPLSPAPQTVKWARVVYASFAEYAADAEWLVTRPAESAFDYVEGFAFVRSDDPVNGWPSVPIPAGARFDPSLLPAGESGPLLYCLEVALYQHPHQQPDDVDERMGEMMRRLKYVRGLEYAADVGYVEFLSRVNRVEEEARRSGSWAAPHPWLNLFVSAHDIADFDRAVLKGMLADGVDGPMLIYPMLKSKWDPNTSVALPEGEVFYLVALLRFCPGGSGAAVEELVAQNGAIVYACRSSGYDFKTYFPHYRTEADWARHFGSKWARFVDRKARYDPLAILAPGQKIFARTPSSSRTDRS; this is translated from the exons ATGATGCTCGCCTACATGGACCGCGCCGCGGCCGGCGCCGCCGCGGAGCGGGACGCGCTCGAGCTGACCGTGGTGGCCGCCGACGCGGCAGAGTGCGCGGCGGCGAGGGACTTCGGCGGCCTTGTGAGCGCGCGCCCCGCGGCCGTCGTCCGGCCGGCGAGCGCGGACGACGTGGCCAGCGCCATCCGCGCGGCCGCGCGCACCACGCACCTCACCGTGGCCGCCCGCGGCAACGGCCACTCGGTGGCCGGGCAGGCCATGTCCGAGGGCGGCCTCGTCCTCGACATGCGCGCCGGCGCGGCGTCCCGGCGCCTGCAGATGAAGCTCGTCTCGCCTGGCGGTGGGGCGGCCTTCGCCGACGTCCCCGGCGGCGCGCTCTGGGAGGAGGTCCTCCACTGGGCCGTCTCGAACCACGGCCTCGCCCCCGCCTCCTGGACGGACTACCTCCGGCTCACCGTCGGCGGCACGCTCTCCAACGGCGGCGTCAGCGGGCAGTCCTTCCGGTACGGCCCGCAGGTGTCCAACGTGGCCGAGCTCGAGGTGGTGACCGGCGAAGGCGAGTGCCGCGTCTGCTCCCCCTCCGCCCACCCCGACCTCTTCTTCGCCGTCCTCGGCGGCCTCGGCCAGTTCGGCGTCATCACCCGCGCCCGCATCCCGCTCTCCCCCGCGCCACAAACG GTGAAGTGGGCGCGCGTGGTTTACGCGAGCTTCGCGGAGTACGCGGCGGACGCGGAGTGGCTGGTGACGCGGCCGGCGGAGTCGGCGTTCGACTACGTGGAGGGCTTCGCGTTCGTGCGCAGCGACGACCCGGTGAACGGCTGGCCGTCGGTGCCCATCCCCGCCGGCGCGCGCTTCGACCCGTCGCTGCTCCCCGCCGGCGAGTCCGGCCCGCTGCTCTACTGCCTGGAGGTGGCCCTGTACCAGCACCCGCACCAGCAGCCCGACGACGTGGACGAG AGGATGGGGGAGATGATGCGCCGGCTCAAGTACGTGCGGGGCCTGGAGTACGCGGCGGACGTCGGGTACGTGGAGTTCCTGTCGCGCGTGAACCgggtggaggaggaggcgcgccggagcggCAGCTGGGCGGCGCCGCACccgtggctcaacctcttcgtctcCGCGCACGACATCGCCGACTTCGACCGCGCCGTGCTCAAGGGCATGCTCGCCGACGGCGTCGACGGGCCCATGCTCATCTACCCCATGCTCAAGAGCAA GTGGGACCCGAACACGTCGGTGGCGCTGCCGGAGGGCGAGGTCTTCTACCTGGTGGCGCTGCTGCGGTTCTGCCCGGGCGGCAGCGGCGCGGCGGTGGAGGAGCTGGTGGCGCAGAACGGCGCGATCGTCTACGCCTGCCGGAGCAGCGGCTACGACTTCAAGACCTACTTCCCGCACTACCGCACAGAGGCCGACTGGGCGCGCCACTTCGGCTCCAAGTGGGCCCGCTTCGTCGACCGCAAGGCCCGCTACGACCCGCTGGCGATCCTCGCCCCGGGCCAAAAGATCTTCGcccggaccccctcctcctcccgaACCGACCGATCATAG